From a region of the Stenotrophomonas sp. BIO128-Bstrain genome:
- a CDS encoding S46 family peptidase, producing MSSRKPLTAALALGLTLAAGAHADEGMWMPTQLPDLAKPLKAAGFKGNPGDLANVTAPPLSAVVRAGGGTGSFVSDDGLLLTNHHVAMGVIQYNTSPEHNLINDGFIAKGRSDERAANPDFRVLVTVGFDKVTDEVLRDARGKTGRAYFDAVDRASKQLVAECEKEGNIRCSVADMYYGTDFYRIRQLELSDVRLVYAPPRAIGNYGDEIDNFMWPRHTGDFTLLRAYVGKDGKPAPYSVDNVPYHPPAHLKMAIDGPKTGDYAMLAGYPGITYRHRTAAEFASQIDAVLPRRVSVFQQMIDTIESASAKDAQARTRYASQLQSLKNNRKRAAGELEGLLRSDAKAQRAADEAAMLQATDAKYQGDIQSLLTSLSSGASVGERDLLLDLLSAQSQLLRSALTLERLRIESAKPDAERDSGYQQRDLALIEGVLKQVQRRYDPAIEKALLTTLLTRYQQLPDAQRVPEFDAAFGRTPAALAKTLDTLYASTRLGDEAERLSRFAAAQQGKALARDPLIDLAGPLVAAQLRLDDERKTREGEQLRLRPAYMQALFAWRAKQGRAVYPDANRTLRISYGKVEALSPRDAVHFDPVTTVAGIVEKNTNAYPFDAPKPLLAAIAKGDFGSTADPVLKTQTVNFLTNLDTTGGNSGSPVLNAKGELIGLNFDSNWESVSASWWFDPRFKRAVHVDMRYLRWLLAKVYPAPELLKEMGVPAE from the coding sequence ATGTCTTCACGCAAACCCCTCACCGCCGCGCTGGCGCTTGGCCTGACCCTCGCCGCCGGCGCCCATGCCGACGAAGGCATGTGGATGCCGACCCAGCTGCCGGACCTGGCCAAACCGCTGAAGGCGGCCGGCTTCAAGGGCAACCCGGGCGACCTGGCCAACGTCACTGCGCCCCCGCTGAGCGCGGTGGTGCGGGCCGGGGGCGGCACCGGTTCGTTCGTCTCCGACGACGGCCTGCTGCTGACCAACCACCATGTCGCCATGGGCGTGATCCAGTACAACACCTCGCCCGAGCACAACCTGATCAACGACGGTTTCATCGCCAAGGGCCGCAGCGACGAGCGCGCGGCCAATCCGGATTTCCGCGTGTTGGTCACGGTCGGGTTCGACAAGGTCACCGATGAGGTGCTGCGCGATGCGCGCGGCAAGACTGGCCGGGCGTACTTCGATGCCGTGGACCGCGCCAGCAAGCAGCTGGTGGCCGAGTGCGAGAAGGAAGGCAACATCCGCTGCAGCGTGGCGGACATGTACTACGGCACCGATTTCTACCGCATCCGCCAGCTCGAGCTGAGCGATGTGCGCCTGGTCTACGCGCCGCCGCGCGCGATCGGCAACTACGGCGATGAGATCGACAACTTCATGTGGCCGCGCCACACCGGCGATTTCACCCTGCTGCGTGCCTACGTCGGCAAGGACGGCAAGCCTGCGCCGTACAGCGTGGACAACGTGCCCTACCACCCGCCGGCGCACCTGAAGATGGCGATCGACGGCCCGAAGACCGGCGATTACGCGATGTTGGCCGGTTACCCGGGCATCACCTACCGCCATCGCACCGCCGCCGAATTCGCCAGCCAGATCGATGCGGTGCTGCCGCGCCGCGTGTCGGTGTTCCAGCAGATGATCGACACCATCGAGTCGGCCAGTGCCAAGGACGCGCAGGCGCGTACCCGGTACGCCTCGCAGCTGCAGTCGCTGAAGAACAACCGCAAGCGTGCCGCCGGCGAGCTGGAAGGCCTGCTGCGCAGCGATGCGAAGGCCCAGCGCGCCGCCGATGAAGCGGCGATGCTGCAGGCCACCGATGCGAAGTACCAGGGCGATATCCAGTCGCTGCTGACCTCGCTGTCCAGCGGTGCCTCGGTGGGGGAGCGCGATCTGCTGCTCGACCTGCTCTCGGCGCAGAGCCAGCTGCTGCGTTCGGCATTGACCCTGGAGCGCCTGCGCATCGAATCGGCCAAGCCCGACGCCGAGCGCGACAGCGGCTACCAGCAGCGCGATCTGGCGCTGATCGAAGGCGTGCTCAAGCAGGTCCAGCGCCGCTACGATCCGGCCATCGAAAAAGCCCTGCTGACCACGCTGCTGACCCGTTACCAGCAGCTGCCCGACGCGCAGCGCGTGCCCGAGTTCGACGCTGCCTTCGGCCGTACCCCGGCTGCGCTGGCCAAGACCCTGGATACGCTGTACGCCAGCACCCGCCTGGGCGACGAAGCCGAGCGCCTGTCGCGATTTGCCGCCGCACAGCAGGGCAAGGCACTGGCGCGCGATCCGCTGATCGACCTGGCCGGTCCGCTGGTGGCCGCGCAGCTGCGCCTGGATGACGAGCGCAAGACCCGCGAGGGCGAGCAGCTGCGCCTGCGCCCGGCCTACATGCAGGCGCTGTTCGCCTGGCGGGCCAAGCAGGGCCGCGCGGTGTACCCCGACGCCAACCGTACGCTGCGCATCAGCTACGGCAAGGTCGAGGCGCTCTCGCCGCGCGATGCCGTGCATTTCGACCCGGTGACCACCGTGGCCGGGATCGTGGAGAAGAACACCAACGCCTACCCGTTCGATGCGCCCAAGCCGCTGCTGGCCGCGATCGCCAAGGGCGATTTCGGCTCCACCGCCGATCCGGTGCTCAAGACCCAGACGGTCAACTTCCTGACCAACCTGGACACCACCGGCGGCAACTCCGGCTCGCCGGTGCTCAATGCCAAGGGCGAGTTGATCGGCCTCAACTTCGACAGCAACTGGGAGTCGGTCAGCGCCAGCTGGTGGTTCGACCCGCGCTTCAAGCGCGCGGTGCACGTGGACATGCGCTACCTGCGCTGGCTGTTGGCCAAGGTCTACCCGGCGCCGGAGCTGTTGAAGGAAATGGGCGTCCCCGCCGAGTAA
- a CDS encoding PAS domain-containing hybrid sensor histidine kinase/response regulator: MVSSWILLLVSVVYAALLFAVAWWGDRRPMYPDRPWLRPVVYSLALAVYCSSWTFYGAVGTAVRNGIGYLPIYLGPLLLWVFGWRIIERLALIARSQNVVSIADFISSRFGRSRRLAALVAVIALIGIVPYLALQYKAVAMSLQVLTGNVGPTGFFTDPALYVALLMALFATLFGTRQVDATEHHHGMMLAIALESMIKLIAMVALGLFAYLWLNDRTDAVIESAHTLFTGLPPVGFISQTLLSFLAIICLPRQFHVAVVECGDVRDIRRARWMFGAYLVIISAMVIPIATAGVTLFGTGGSVADDSMVLALPLAEGRKFLALVAYVGGFSAATGMVIVASIALATMVSNDLVMPVLLRRSGDHQEAADVASRVLWIRRTAILLLALVAYSYYRGSSNDSTLASYGLMAFAAVAQFAPGLIGGLYWRGASRRGVEVGMLLGFATWVYTLLLPALTHAGWMDEAWLVHGPFGIGWLQPQHLFGMSGWDPLTHGTFWSLLVNVAAMVLVSVRWRPGVDERLRAAPFLDPYAQRPSVAGVWPGNVHVGDLLALASRVVGDRHARRSFFEQAQSMDRELQASAPADRAWVQFTERLLAASIGAASARLLLTSLLRGSGMDLGEVVAVLDEAGQELRFNREILSTTLENISAGVSVVDPDMRLTAWNRRYQQMFGYPDGMLYVGRPVADLIRYNAERGELGEGDIEVQINRRIGYMRAGSPHIFERTRSDGKVIEMRGQALPGGGYVTSYNDITDYKHAERALLEANETLEQRVAERSHEAEMAQQSKTRFLAAISHDVLQPLNAARLFASALRESHHNNEEQRHLAERVDASLRAAEELLDGLLDVSRLDAGGLHPVIGDFDVSLLMRELAAQYSPVAAGRGLRMDLFARPAWVRSDRRLLRRVLQNFLANALRYTRQGRIVLAVRHRGPEVELQVWDTGPGIPEHHMQQIFDEFHRYQQPFDWGEQGLGLGLSICQRISRLLDHRLNARSRVGSGSMFSILLPLVAAPQLPAAMSSPAPSPATRADSLAGMRVLCVDNDQEILDGMRALLGRWQVQVITASTVDQALEKVVERPDVMLVDYHLHDRLDGLDTLVALGQKAGRAIPGALLTADGRDELKRMARDRGYRLLTKPIKPASLRAFLAAFHDTRGDL; the protein is encoded by the coding sequence GTGGTTTCTAGCTGGATCCTGCTGCTGGTCTCGGTGGTCTACGCCGCGCTGCTGTTCGCCGTGGCGTGGTGGGGCGACCGCCGCCCGATGTATCCGGACCGGCCATGGCTGCGCCCGGTGGTCTACAGCCTGGCGCTGGCGGTGTACTGCTCGTCGTGGACGTTCTACGGGGCGGTCGGCACGGCGGTGCGCAATGGCATCGGCTATCTGCCGATCTACCTGGGGCCGCTGCTGCTGTGGGTGTTCGGCTGGCGCATCATCGAGCGCCTGGCACTGATCGCACGCAGCCAGAACGTGGTGTCCATCGCCGATTTCATCTCTTCGCGGTTCGGCCGCTCGCGGCGCCTGGCCGCGCTGGTGGCGGTGATCGCACTGATCGGCATCGTGCCGTACCTGGCATTGCAGTACAAAGCCGTGGCGATGAGCCTGCAGGTGCTGACCGGCAACGTCGGCCCGACCGGCTTCTTCACCGACCCGGCGCTTTACGTGGCGCTGCTGATGGCCTTGTTCGCCACGCTGTTCGGCACCCGCCAGGTGGACGCCACCGAGCACCACCACGGCATGATGCTGGCGATCGCGCTGGAATCGATGATCAAGCTGATCGCGATGGTGGCGCTGGGCCTGTTCGCCTACCTGTGGCTCAACGACCGCACCGATGCGGTGATCGAGTCCGCGCATACGCTGTTCACCGGGCTGCCACCGGTCGGCTTCATCTCGCAGACGCTGCTCAGCTTCCTGGCGATCATCTGCCTGCCGCGCCAGTTCCATGTAGCGGTGGTGGAGTGCGGCGACGTGCGCGACATCCGCCGCGCGCGCTGGATGTTCGGGGCCTACCTGGTGATCATTTCGGCGATGGTGATTCCGATCGCCACGGCTGGCGTGACCCTGTTCGGCACCGGCGGCAGCGTCGCCGACGACAGCATGGTACTGGCGCTGCCGCTGGCCGAGGGGCGCAAGTTCCTGGCGCTGGTGGCCTACGTGGGCGGTTTCTCGGCCGCGACCGGGATGGTGATCGTGGCCTCGATCGCGCTGGCCACCATGGTCAGCAACGATCTGGTGATGCCGGTGCTGCTGCGCCGCAGTGGCGACCACCAGGAGGCGGCCGACGTTGCCTCGCGCGTGCTCTGGATCCGGCGCACGGCGATCCTGCTGCTGGCCCTGGTCGCCTACAGCTACTACCGCGGCAGCAGCAACGACAGCACCCTGGCCTCGTACGGGCTGATGGCCTTCGCCGCCGTGGCGCAGTTCGCGCCGGGCTTGATCGGCGGCCTGTACTGGCGGGGAGCGAGCCGCCGGGGCGTGGAGGTCGGCATGCTGCTCGGCTTCGCCACCTGGGTGTACACGCTGCTCTTGCCCGCGCTCACGCATGCCGGCTGGATGGACGAGGCCTGGCTGGTGCACGGGCCGTTCGGGATCGGCTGGCTGCAGCCGCAGCATCTGTTCGGCATGAGCGGCTGGGACCCGTTGACCCATGGCACGTTCTGGTCGCTGCTGGTCAATGTCGCGGCGATGGTGCTGGTTTCCGTGCGCTGGCGCCCGGGCGTGGACGAGCGCCTGCGTGCCGCGCCGTTCCTGGACCCGTACGCGCAGCGGCCTTCGGTGGCCGGTGTGTGGCCCGGCAACGTGCATGTGGGCGATCTGCTGGCGCTGGCCTCACGGGTGGTCGGTGACCGCCATGCGCGCCGGTCCTTCTTCGAGCAGGCGCAGTCGATGGATCGCGAGCTGCAGGCCTCCGCGCCGGCGGACCGGGCGTGGGTGCAGTTCACCGAGCGCCTGCTGGCGGCCTCGATCGGCGCCGCCTCCGCACGCCTGCTGCTGACCAGCCTGCTGCGCGGCTCGGGCATGGACCTGGGGGAAGTGGTGGCGGTGCTCGACGAAGCCGGGCAGGAGCTGCGCTTCAACCGCGAGATTCTTTCCACCACGCTGGAGAACATCAGTGCCGGGGTCAGCGTGGTCGACCCGGACATGCGCCTGACCGCTTGGAACCGCCGTTACCAGCAGATGTTCGGGTACCCCGACGGGATGCTCTACGTCGGCCGCCCGGTGGCCGACCTGATCCGCTACAACGCCGAGCGTGGCGAGCTGGGCGAGGGCGACATCGAGGTGCAGATCAACCGCCGCATCGGCTACATGCGCGCCGGTTCGCCGCACATCTTCGAGCGCACCCGCAGCGACGGCAAAGTGATCGAGATGCGCGGCCAGGCATTGCCCGGCGGTGGCTATGTCACCAGCTACAACGACATCACCGACTACAAACACGCCGAGCGCGCGCTGCTGGAAGCCAACGAGACGCTGGAGCAGCGCGTGGCCGAGCGATCGCACGAGGCCGAGATGGCGCAGCAGTCCAAGACGCGCTTCCTGGCGGCGATCAGCCACGATGTGCTGCAGCCGCTCAATGCCGCGCGCCTGTTCGCCTCGGCGCTGCGTGAGAGCCACCACAACAACGAAGAGCAGCGGCACCTGGCCGAGCGCGTGGATGCCTCGCTGCGCGCGGCCGAGGAGCTGCTGGATGGCCTGCTGGATGTCTCCCGCCTGGACGCCGGCGGCCTGCACCCGGTGATCGGGGATTTCGATGTCAGCCTGCTGATGCGCGAGCTGGCGGCGCAGTACTCGCCCGTCGCCGCCGGGCGCGGCCTGCGCATGGATCTGTTCGCGCGCCCGGCCTGGGTGCGCAGCGACCGCCGCCTGCTGCGGCGCGTGCTGCAGAACTTCCTGGCCAACGCACTGCGTTACACCCGCCAGGGGCGCATCGTGCTGGCCGTGCGCCATCGCGGGCCGGAAGTGGAGCTGCAGGTCTGGGATACCGGCCCGGGCATCCCCGAGCACCACATGCAGCAGATATTCGACGAGTTCCACCGCTACCAGCAGCCGTTCGACTGGGGCGAGCAGGGCCTGGGGCTGGGCCTGTCGATCTGCCAGCGCATCTCGCGCCTGCTCGATCACCGCCTCAACGCCCGCAGCCGCGTGGGCAGCGGCAGCATGTTCTCGATCCTGCTGCCCCTGGTGGCCGCGCCGCAGCTGCCGGCCGCGATGTCCTCGCCGGCGCCCAGCCCGGCCACCCGTGCCGATTCGCTGGCCGGGATGCGCGTGCTGTGCGTGGACAACGACCAGGAAATCCTGGACGGCATGCGCGCGCTGCTGGGGCGCTGGCAGGTACAGGTGATCACTGCCAGTACCGTCGACCAGGCGCTGGAGAAAGTCGTCGAGCGCCCGGATGTGATGCTGGTGGATTACCACCTGCATGACCGCCTGGATGGGCTGGATACGCTGGTGGCGCTGGGCCAGAAGGCCGGCCGTGCGATTCCGGGTGCGCTGCTCACCGCCGATGGGCGCGATGAGCTCAAGCGGATGGCGCGCGACCGTGGCTACCGGTTGTTGACCAAGCCGATCAAGCCGGCCTCGCTGCGCGCCTTCCTGGCCGCCTTCCACGATACCCGCGGCGATCTCTAG
- the mntP gene encoding manganese efflux pump MntP, producing the protein MSPVSILLIGFAMSTDAFAAAIGKGAAMRKPRFSDALRAGLIFGVIEGITPVIGWLLGRAALQYVEAFDHWIAFGLLGALGVHMIINGLRPDDGADDEDTSKHHGFWRLAVTGFATSIDAMAVGIGLAFLDVHIGVMALIIGLCTLTMVTMGIMLGRVLGGMVGKRAEIIGGLILIIIGSTILYEHLSGAMA; encoded by the coding sequence ATGTCGCCTGTTTCGATCCTGCTGATCGGCTTTGCCATGTCCACCGATGCCTTCGCCGCGGCGATCGGCAAAGGCGCGGCGATGCGCAAGCCCCGCTTCTCCGATGCGCTGCGCGCCGGCCTCATTTTCGGTGTCATCGAAGGCATCACCCCGGTGATCGGCTGGCTGCTCGGCCGCGCCGCGCTGCAGTACGTGGAGGCCTTCGATCACTGGATCGCCTTCGGCCTGCTCGGTGCGCTGGGCGTGCACATGATCATCAATGGCCTGCGCCCAGACGACGGCGCGGACGACGAGGACACCAGCAAACACCATGGCTTCTGGCGCCTGGCGGTGACCGGCTTCGCCACCAGCATCGATGCGATGGCGGTGGGCATCGGCCTGGCCTTCCTCGATGTGCATATCGGCGTGATGGCGCTGATCATCGGCCTGTGCACGCTGACCATGGTGACGATGGGCATCATGCTCGGCCGCGTGCTGGGCGGCATGGTCGGCAAGCGCGCGGAGATCATCGGCGGCCTGATCCTGATCATCATCGGCTCGACCATCCTGTACGAACATCTCAGCGGCGCCATGGCCTGA
- a CDS encoding response regulator transcription factor — translation MPTLLIADDHPLFREALRGAVSRVIPGVQLYEADSVEALYQLADQHTDADLVLMDLNMPGAQGFNALVHMRALHPQLPVVVVSAREEPTVMRRALDHGAFGFIPKSADSDTIGHALGTILDGETWAPPEAHNVPPTGREEREIGQRLRELTPQQFRVLQMLGAGRLNKQIAYDLNVSEATIKAHVTAILRKLGVTNRTQAVLMAGKLAIDDEQIVLPPEEE, via the coding sequence ATGCCTACCCTCCTGATTGCCGATGACCACCCGCTGTTCCGCGAAGCCCTTCGCGGCGCCGTGAGCCGTGTCATCCCCGGCGTGCAGCTGTACGAAGCGGACAGCGTGGAAGCGCTGTACCAGCTGGCCGACCAGCACACCGACGCCGACCTGGTCCTGATGGACCTCAACATGCCCGGTGCGCAGGGCTTCAATGCGCTGGTCCACATGCGTGCCCTGCACCCGCAGCTGCCGGTGGTGGTGGTCTCCGCGCGTGAGGAACCGACCGTGATGCGCCGCGCGCTCGACCACGGTGCGTTCGGCTTCATCCCCAAATCCGCCGATTCGGACACGATCGGCCATGCGCTGGGCACCATCCTCGATGGCGAAACCTGGGCCCCGCCGGAGGCACACAACGTGCCACCGACCGGCCGCGAAGAGCGCGAGATCGGCCAGCGCCTGCGCGAGCTGACCCCGCAGCAGTTCCGCGTGCTGCAGATGCTCGGCGCCGGCCGCCTCAACAAGCAGATCGCCTACGACCTCAATGTCTCCGAGGCGACGATCAAGGCGCACGTCACCGCGATCCTGCGCAAGCTGGGCGTCACCAACCGCACCCAGGCGGTGCTGATGGCCGGCAAGCTGGCCATCGATGACGAGCAGATCGTGTTGCCGCCCGAAGAGGAGTGA
- the acs gene encoding acetate--CoA ligase: MADLYPVDAAFAAASRIDRNTYQQLYRESVEHPDAFWGKAAERLDWFKKPTRIKNVSYQLDDFRIKWFEDGELNASVNCLDRQLDKRGDKVALLFEPDSPDAPAQGVTYRELYERTCRLGNALRNLGVKKGDRVTIYLPMIVDAAVAMLACARIGAIHSVVFGGFAPNSIADRVIDCGSKLIITADEGLRGGKKIPLKANVDAALKLPGTTTVETVLVVRHTGGAVDMQAPRDRWFHDVVDPQPTQCEPERMNAEDPLFILYTSGSTGKPKGVLHTTGGYLLYAAYTHEAVFDLREDDIYWCTADVGWVTGHSYIVYGPLANGATSVMFEGVPNFPNTSRFWEVIDKHQVTIFYTAPTAIRALMREGDAPVKRTSRSSLRLLGSVGEPINPEAWRWYYEVVGDSRCPIVDTWWQTETGGILISPLPGAVDLKPGSATLPFFGVQPALVNADGGIQEGATEGNLIIRDSWPGQMRTVYGDHQRFIDTYFRTYPGSYFTGDGCRRDEDGYYWITGRVDDVINVSGHRIGTAEVESALVSHPKVAEAAVVGFPHDIKGQGIYAYVTLIADETPSEELHKELVAWVRKEIGPIAAPDHLQWAPGLPKTRSGKIMRRILRKIAENAPDQLGDTSTLADPSVVASLVEERKVK, encoded by the coding sequence ATGGCTGATCTTTACCCCGTCGACGCCGCGTTCGCCGCGGCATCGCGGATCGACAGGAACACGTACCAGCAGCTCTACCGTGAATCGGTGGAGCACCCGGACGCCTTCTGGGGCAAGGCCGCCGAGCGCCTGGACTGGTTCAAGAAACCGACCCGCATCAAGAACGTCAGCTACCAGCTCGATGATTTCCGCATCAAGTGGTTCGAAGACGGCGAACTCAATGCCAGCGTCAACTGCCTGGACCGGCAGCTCGACAAACGCGGTGACAAGGTCGCCCTGCTGTTCGAACCGGACAGCCCCGATGCACCCGCCCAGGGCGTGACCTACCGCGAGCTGTATGAGCGCACCTGCCGCCTCGGCAACGCGCTGCGCAACCTCGGCGTCAAGAAAGGCGACCGGGTCACCATCTACCTGCCGATGATCGTCGACGCCGCCGTGGCCATGCTGGCCTGCGCACGCATCGGTGCGATCCACTCGGTGGTGTTCGGCGGCTTTGCCCCGAACTCGATCGCCGACCGCGTCATCGACTGCGGCAGCAAGCTGATCATCACTGCCGATGAAGGGCTGCGCGGGGGCAAGAAGATCCCGCTCAAGGCCAACGTCGATGCGGCGCTGAAGCTGCCCGGCACCACCACCGTGGAAACGGTGCTGGTGGTGCGCCACACCGGCGGCGCGGTGGACATGCAGGCCCCGCGCGACCGCTGGTTCCACGATGTGGTGGACCCGCAGCCGACCCAGTGCGAGCCCGAGCGCATGAATGCCGAGGATCCGCTGTTCATCCTCTACACCTCCGGCTCCACCGGCAAGCCCAAGGGCGTGCTGCACACCACCGGCGGTTACCTGCTGTATGCGGCCTACACCCATGAAGCGGTGTTCGACCTGCGCGAGGACGACATCTACTGGTGCACCGCCGATGTGGGCTGGGTCACCGGCCACAGCTACATCGTGTACGGCCCGCTGGCCAATGGCGCAACCTCGGTGATGTTCGAAGGCGTGCCGAACTTCCCGAACACGTCCCGCTTCTGGGAGGTGATCGACAAACACCAGGTCACCATCTTCTACACCGCCCCGACCGCGATCCGCGCGTTGATGCGCGAAGGCGATGCACCGGTCAAGCGCACCTCGCGCAGTTCGCTGCGCCTGCTCGGCAGCGTCGGCGAGCCGATCAATCCCGAAGCCTGGCGCTGGTACTACGAGGTGGTCGGCGACAGCCGCTGCCCGATCGTGGATACCTGGTGGCAGACCGAAACCGGCGGCATCCTGATCTCGCCGCTGCCCGGCGCGGTCGATCTCAAGCCGGGCTCGGCCACCCTGCCCTTCTTCGGCGTGCAGCCGGCCCTTGTCAACGCCGATGGCGGGATCCAGGAAGGGGCCACCGAAGGCAACCTGATCATCCGCGATTCGTGGCCGGGCCAGATGCGCACGGTCTACGGTGACCATCAGCGTTTCATCGATACGTATTTCCGCACCTACCCGGGCAGCTACTTCACCGGCGACGGCTGCCGTCGTGATGAGGATGGCTACTACTGGATCACCGGCCGCGTGGACGACGTGATCAACGTCTCCGGCCACCGCATCGGTACCGCCGAAGTGGAAAGCGCGCTGGTCTCGCATCCCAAGGTGGCCGAAGCGGCCGTGGTCGGCTTCCCGCACGACATCAAGGGCCAGGGCATCTATGCCTACGTGACCCTGATCGCCGACGAGACGCCGAGCGAGGAGCTGCACAAGGAACTGGTCGCCTGGGTGCGCAAGGAGATCGGGCCGATCGCCGCGCCCGACCACCTGCAGTGGGCCCCTGGCCTGCCGAAGACACGCTCGGGCAAGATCATGCGCCGCATCCTGCGCAAGATCGCCGAGAACGCGCCGGATCAGCTCGGCGACACCTCGACCCTGGCCGATCCGTCGGTCGTGGCCTCGCTGGTGGAAGAACGCAAGGTGAAGTGA
- a CDS encoding DcaP family trimeric outer membrane transporter: MSHRLLRTTRRPLAAALFVALIAPGMAFAETAKEKALEARVVELERQVQLLLNNQQQQQAQISQAQTDVTAVRTVQAQQPAAATVPAGKQPIQVTTITPGAAPGTTVKIGGFIKADFLATQTGDGQLADDATGRALYLPGQTPVAGAGGSGKRSDVDYNAHAKFSRFNLGIDNVSEAGNKSGAFFEMDFFGNSLGNQTATNTYGATLRHAYMYWNNWMAGQTWSNFMDAASLPEAADFVGPTDGVIFVRQAQIRYTQGGFSVALENPETTLLTGTRNPVTGVWTNVANNSDRGALPDLTLRYGWKGDWGTFGVGGVVRQLKVDNQTTGADADKIAGGLTLGGKWVMGPTDTLHYQVTGGEGIARYIGLGVTADTAYDIARDELNPTGVLAGYVGWRHAFTPKLRTNLIYARSDYDNDGSLGPLVTKSVQSIRGNVFYTPMPKVDVGAELMYGVREIEDGRKGDISRLQFTTKYSF; encoded by the coding sequence ATGAGCCACCGTTTGCTGAGGACGACACGCCGGCCGTTGGCCGCCGCCCTGTTCGTCGCACTGATCGCGCCAGGCATGGCGTTCGCTGAAACCGCAAAAGAAAAAGCGCTGGAAGCCCGCGTCGTCGAGCTTGAGCGCCAGGTCCAGCTGCTGCTGAACAACCAGCAGCAACAGCAGGCCCAGATCAGCCAGGCCCAGACCGATGTCACCGCCGTGCGCACGGTGCAGGCGCAGCAGCCGGCGGCGGCCACTGTGCCGGCCGGCAAGCAGCCGATCCAGGTCACCACCATCACCCCCGGCGCCGCGCCGGGCACCACGGTCAAGATCGGTGGCTTCATCAAGGCCGATTTCCTGGCCACCCAGACCGGCGACGGCCAGCTGGCCGACGACGCCACCGGTCGCGCGCTGTACCTGCCGGGCCAGACCCCGGTGGCCGGCGCCGGCGGCAGCGGCAAGCGCTCGGACGTGGACTACAACGCCCACGCCAAGTTCTCGCGCTTCAACCTTGGCATCGACAATGTCAGCGAGGCCGGCAACAAGTCCGGTGCGTTCTTCGAGATGGACTTCTTCGGCAATTCGCTGGGCAACCAGACCGCGACCAATACCTACGGTGCGACCCTGCGTCACGCCTACATGTACTGGAACAACTGGATGGCCGGCCAGACCTGGTCGAACTTCATGGACGCGGCCTCGCTGCCGGAAGCGGCCGACTTCGTCGGCCCGACCGATGGCGTGATCTTCGTGCGCCAGGCCCAGATCCGCTACACCCAGGGTGGCTTCAGTGTCGCGCTGGAAAACCCGGAAACCACGCTGCTCACCGGCACCCGCAACCCGGTCACCGGCGTGTGGACCAACGTGGCCAACAACTCCGACCGTGGCGCACTGCCGGACCTGACGCTGCGGTATGGCTGGAAGGGTGACTGGGGCACCTTCGGGGTCGGCGGCGTGGTTCGCCAGCTCAAGGTCGACAACCAGACCACCGGTGCCGACGCGGACAAGATCGCCGGCGGCCTGACCCTCGGCGGCAAGTGGGTGATGGGCCCGACCGACACTCTGCATTACCAGGTCACCGGCGGCGAAGGCATCGCGCGCTACATCGGCCTGGGTGTCACCGCCGACACCGCGTATGACATCGCCCGTGACGAACTCAACCCGACCGGTGTGCTGGCCGGTTACGTGGGCTGGCGCCACGCCTTCACCCCGAAGCTGCGCACCAACCTGATCTACGCGCGCAGTGATTACGACAACGACGGCAGTCTCGGCCCGCTGGTCACCAAGAGCGTGCAGAGCATCCGCGGCAACGTGTTCTACACGCCGATGCCCAAGGTCGATGTCGGCGCCGAGCTGATGTACGGCGTGCGCGAGATCGAGGATGGCCGCAAGGGCGATATCAGCCGCCTGCAGTTCACGACGAAATACAGCTTCTAA